A single genomic interval of Leishmania panamensis strain MHOM/PA/94/PSC-1 chromosome 25 sequence harbors:
- a CDS encoding hypothetical protein (TriTrypDB/GeneDB-style sysID: LpmP.25.1590), producing the protein MSHLPANPFEKADVFHLFDAIPPAASTSTATDGGSDDDLAPITEVQYIALLYMMAAQLGISHAEAERVFPSYKHRLQAVEAADASIDATSSQLPPFCSHLSREGAAAYYWAQPDAHTIPDVRCCDAREMHKQEAFPAPGHGPHVHCLRCFQQTIERAPPSGLGVPPPVVADYRDAASLQLHLEEHRTRYATCLRILEESSSSLGAAGDRLSDEGLEAFEAAAEEASRHVCLMASLGTVACPLVVFYCARCDTFAPLARLHPVSDAAINSASSVVADTWVATESASMVLSRLLLSCHVLYMLDAERFRRQRHSAQNARQNSATNATLSSQHLLYMFKPLLFSPETEEPLMEELESGAECTYAAVVLPNASVAGDPPQLLLREKAEGDGSDVTPTLSRFSPVVIGFAMEWATAALVEKKVAMVLEHSNRATTVCSQEGGEPSPCSPASSLSTPPAFHVTTRMVYIVDTGKWAVAHVLYHRLLPADAELPLGYVDEADDGIRVQDVYEVDVPMPAWTDRCISKSEPKAADESSGEGEERGEEVCDDAVEIDALAMDGCPYSLESRSIDFFTRMTALAKAMHELATWRLSIDENKGPSLP; encoded by the coding sequence ATGTCGCACCTGCCTGCGAACCCGTTCGAGAAGGCTGATGTGTTTCACTTGTTTGACGCCATCCCTCCGGCAGCCTCCACATCCACCGCGACGGATGGCGGAAGCGATGACGACCTCGCACCCATCACGGAGGTGCAGTACATCGCGCTCCTGTACatgatggcggcgcagctgggcATCTCACATGCTGAGGCAGAACGCGTGTTTCCATCCTACAAGCACAGGCTTCAAGCTGTCGAGGCAGCAGACGCCTCTATCGACGCCACGTCATCACAGCTCCCTCCCTTTTGCTCCCACCTCTCTCGGGAAGGCGCCGCGGCGTATTACTGGGCTCAACCCGACGCCCACACCATCCCCgacgtgcgctgctgcgatgccAGGGAGATGCACAAGCAGGAAGCGTTTCCGGCGCCCGGCCATGGTCCGCATGTGCACTGCCTTCGATGCTTCCAACAGACCATTGAACGTGCACCGCCGTCCGGGTTGGGGGTTCCACCGCCAGTCGTCGCCGACTACCGCGATGCCGCAagtctgcagctgcaccttgAGGAGCATCGGACGCGCTATGCGACGTGCCTGCGCATCctggaggagagcagcagcagccttggCGCAGCGGGGGATAGGCTCTCTGACGAGGGTCTTGAAGCTTTCGAAGCAGCGGCCGAAGAGGCGAGCCGTCATGTGTGTCTAATGGCATCACTGGGAACGGTGGCGTGCCCCCTCGTCGTCTTCTACTGCGCCAGGTGCGACACCTTTGCCCCGCTGGCGCGCCTCCACCCCGTGAGCGACGCAGCGATAAACAGTGCAAGCTCGGTTGTGGCTGATACCTGGGTGGCCACGGAAAGCGCTAGCATGGTGCTGAGCCGACTCCTGCTGAGCTGCCATGTCCTATACATGCTCGATGCAGAGCGCTTCAGACGGCAACGCCACAGCGCTCAAAATGCACGTCAGAACTCGGCCACCAATGCAACACTCAGCTCACAGCACCTCCTCTACATGTTCAaaccccttctcttctccccggAAACGGAGGAGCCCTTGATGGAAGAGCTCGAGTCAGGAGCAGAATGCACGTAtgccgcggtggtgctgccgaaTGCGAGTGTGGCCGGTGATCCCCCTCAGTTACTCCTGCGAGAAAAGGCAGAGGGGGATGGATCAGACGTGACGCCGACGCTATCGCGCTTTTCCCCGGTGGTTATCGGGTTCGCAATGGAGtgggcgacagcggcgcttgTGGAGAAGAAGGTCGCGATGGTGCTCGAGCACTCCAACAGGGCAACGACTGTTTGCTCACAGGAAGGCGGAGAGCCGTCCCCCTGCTCGCCCGCCTCGTCATTGTCTACGCCGCCAGCCTTCCACGTCACGACGCGGATGGTGTACATTGTGGATACGGGGAAATGGGCAGTGGCACACGTCCTCTACCACCGCCTACTCCCCGCTGACGCTGAGCTGCCGCTGGGCTACGTAGACGAAGCAGATGACGGGATTCGCGTGCAGGACGTGTACGAGGTGGATGTGCCGATGCCAGCGTGGACGGATCGCTGCATTAGTAAGAGCGAGCCGAAAGCAGCAGACGAGTCGAGCGGcgaaggtgaggagaggggagaggaggtcTGTGACGATGCTGTGGAGATCGATGCGCTTGCCATGGATGGATGTCCTTACTCCCTGGAGTCGCGTTCCATCGACTTCTTCACGCGCATGACGGCACTGGCCAAAGCAATGCACGAGCTGGCTACGTGGCGGCTCAGCATTGACGAGAACAAGGGACCATCATTGCCGTGA